In the genome of Flavobacterium panacagri, one region contains:
- a CDS encoding tetratricopeptide repeat protein, whose product MNKFKIFSLALVVSATTAKAQDINEAKKAIDAEQFDKAKSILKSIIKSKPSDGEANFVLGNVYLNQSVVDSAKIYYNNGLQASDKKNLSYIGLGQLDLDAKNTAAAQANFTLATKDMRKKDVNEFIYIARAYMNSENPDYKSAVDVLKRALLVDPQNAQALLAIGDAYYGSNNQNDAYKSYRDAFTADNTLLRAKMQLGVLLKGAKSYDEAIKSFNEVIALNANYGPVYRELAETYYKWARNKPSTAKVNLQNAITNYEKYLSLTDYSLDSKMRHADFLILVKDYKQLETVANKMIAEDKVNPRIYRYLGYAAYENGNVDVAIKSIEDFIKAPGNKAIGRDYYYLGLSKIKKGTAADGTIDQAAFDAGLADIKKAIELEPLVVEEFADFGKELFGKKQYNQAAAIFELGANNPESKNYLDDSVYYGISLYYGNASKPKESRDAVALGKADAAFDKILTTAPNYDEAYLYKARINSLLDKDDLIIKNYEEYVAKMTAKGAEELAKPATAKKIIESYNSIGAAYANTDKAKAIEYFNKTLVLDPANSYAAQSIKSLK is encoded by the coding sequence ATGAATAAATTTAAAATTTTTAGTCTTGCCTTAGTTGTTTCGGCTACCACGGCAAAAGCGCAAGACATCAACGAAGCAAAAAAAGCGATTGATGCAGAACAGTTTGATAAAGCAAAGTCAATCCTTAAATCAATCATCAAATCTAAACCTTCAGATGGTGAGGCAAATTTTGTTTTAGGGAATGTTTATCTAAATCAGTCTGTTGTAGATTCTGCGAAAATCTACTACAATAATGGATTGCAAGCTTCAGATAAGAAAAACTTAAGCTATATTGGTTTAGGGCAATTAGATTTAGATGCTAAAAATACGGCTGCTGCTCAGGCAAATTTTACGCTAGCAACTAAAGATATGAGAAAGAAAGATGTAAATGAATTTATTTATATCGCAAGAGCTTATATGAACTCTGAAAATCCTGATTATAAAAGTGCTGTCGATGTTTTGAAACGTGCTTTGTTAGTTGATCCGCAAAATGCTCAAGCTCTTTTAGCTATCGGGGATGCATATTATGGATCAAACAATCAAAACGATGCTTATAAATCTTACCGTGATGCATTTACAGCTGACAATACTTTGTTAAGAGCAAAAATGCAATTAGGTGTTTTGTTAAAAGGAGCTAAATCTTATGATGAAGCAATAAAATCATTTAATGAAGTAATTGCTTTAAACGCTAATTACGGGCCGGTTTACAGAGAGCTTGCTGAAACTTACTATAAATGGGCTAGAAACAAACCTTCTACAGCTAAAGTTAATTTACAAAACGCAATCACAAACTATGAGAAGTATCTAAGTTTAACAGATTACTCTTTAGATTCTAAAATGCGTCACGCAGATTTCTTGATCTTGGTTAAAGATTACAAGCAATTAGAAACTGTAGCAAACAAAATGATTGCTGAGGATAAAGTGAATCCTAGAATTTACAGATATTTAGGATATGCTGCTTATGAAAATGGAAACGTTGACGTAGCTATCAAATCTATTGAGGATTTTATTAAAGCGCCAGGAAATAAAGCAATTGGTAGAGATTACTATTACTTAGGATTGTCAAAAATTAAAAAAGGAACTGCTGCTGACGGAACAATTGATCAAGCTGCTTTTGATGCAGGTTTGGCTGATATTAAAAAAGCAATCGAATTAGAGCCTCTAGTAGTTGAGGAATTTGCAGATTTTGGAAAAGAATTGTTTGGTAAAAAACAATACAATCAAGCTGCAGCTATTTTTGAACTTGGAGCTAATAATCCAGAGTCTAAAAATTACTTAGATGATAGTGTTTATTATGGAATTTCTTTATACTATGGAAATGCTAGTAAACCAAAAGAATCTCGTGATGCAGTAGCTTTAGGTAAAGCAGATGCAGCTTTTGATAAAATTTTAACTACTGCTCCTAATTATGATGAAGCATATTTGTACAAAGCAAGAATCAACTCTTTACTAGATAAAGATGATTTGATCATAAAAAACTACGAAGAGTATGTTGCTAAAATGACAGCTAAAGGTGCTGAAGAATTAGCTAAACCGGCTACAGCTAAAAAAATTATAGAGTCTTACAACAGTATCGGTGCAGCTTATGCTAATACTGATAAAGCTAAAGCGATTGAATATTTCAATAAAACTTTAGTATTAGATCCAGCAAATTCATACGCTGCGCAGTCTATAAAATCTTTAAAATAA